DNA from Krasilnikovia cinnamomea:
ACGCAGGCTGCTACGAGTGAAGCCCGTCCAGGATCTGCTCCGTGAGGTCCGGGCCTTCCGTCTGCTTGATCTGCACGTACACGTCGCCGAGCAGGGCCTCGCTGTAGGCCAGCGCGGTGCCGGCGCAGCCGGTCCACCGGGTGAGCCGCCCGGTCCGGCCCGCGCTGACGATCGGACGCTCGGGCTGTCGGGTACAACGGGGGTGCTCCGGCAGCTTGGCACGGCTGAGCCCGGCGGCGGTTCCGGCGAACAGGCCGGGGCCGCCGCCGTACTCGGCGCGCCAGGTGGTCAGGTCGGCCGCGATCGACAGACCCGGCCGGTGGCCGGACGGCAGCCCGGCGGCCGCCGGGTTCCAGCCGGCGTCGCGCATCTCTCCGGCCCAGGCGGCCGGGACCGCGACCGACAGCGCACCCTCGGCGTCGGCCACCCGGACCCAGCCGGCCGGGGTGCCCAGCGCCGGGGCGGCGCCGCCCAGCAGGGCGAGCCCGGTGCCCGCGACGACCGCACCGGCCGCCCGCCCGAGCGCCCGGCGAACGGGCCGGTCGGCGGCCGCCTCGACCCGCGCGTCGGCCAGGGCCGCCGCCGACTCCAGCGCGTCGGCCAGGGCGGCCGCCGAGGGCCAGCGGCGGTCCCGCTCGGCGGCCAGCGCGCGCAGCACGATCCGGTCGACCTCGCGCGGCACACCGGGGCGCAGCCGCGACGGCGCGCCGAGCGGTCCGCTGTTCGGGGCCCGGGCGGTGAGCATCTGGTATGCCATGACCCCGATCGCGTACACGTCGGCGCGGACGTCCAGGCCGCCGCCCGGGCGCAGCTGCTCGGGCGCCATGTAGCCCGGGGTGCCCGCCACGACGGTGAAGCCCGACGCGAACGCGATCGCCTTGGCCAGACCGAGATCCGCCACCAGCACCCGCTCGGCGCCGCGCACCGTGCCGAACAGCACATTGGACGGCTTGAGATCGCGATGCAGCACACCCGCCTCGTGCAGGTCCATGGTGGCGCGGGCGATCGCGGCCGTGGTCCGCAGCGCCGTACGCAGCGGCATCGGGCGTCCGGTGAGGCGCTCGGCCAGGCTGCCCCCGGCCGCGTACGTCATGACCTGGTACGGACGCCCGTCGGGAAGCTCGCCGATGTCGTGGATGCGCACGAGCCGCTCGGAGTCGGCCCGCCGCAGCACCTGCGCCTCCTGCTCGAAGCGGGCGCGCACGTCGGGGTGGTGTGCCCAGTTGTCGGCCAGCACCTTGATCGCGACGGGGGACTCGAGGGCCTCGTCCTCGGCCAGCCAGACCGTGGCGAACGCGCCCGAACCGAGCCGGCGCACGACGAGGTAACGCCCGATCCGGGCTGGCATCGACATGCTTCCATTGTGGGGCGCGGGCCAGCGGTGACCTATGGGGGGACGCATGTCTGACGATCAGTTGGAGATCCTGGCCCGGCGGGCCGCGGACGGCGACGCGGGCGCGCTGGACGACCTGCTGGCCCTGATCCGGCCGCGGGTGCTGCGGCACTGCGCCCGTTTCCTGCCCTGTTACCAGGACGCCGAGGAAGCCTGCCAGGACGTGCTGTGGCAGGTCGCCCGCACGATCGGTCGCTTCGAGGGCCGGTCGCGCTTCACCACCTGGCTGCACGTGGTCGTCGTCAACAGCGCCCGCCAGACGTACCGCACGCTGCGGCGCCGGGCCCGCGAGCAGTCCCACGACGTGCCGCCCGTCGACCTGCCCGACCCGCGCACCACCAGCGTGATCGCCGGGTCCCGGCTGGACTTTCTGGACGCCCTGAACCGGCTGGAGCAGCGCCGGCCGGACCTGGTCGCCCCGCTGGTGCTGCGCGACGTCTGCCAGCTCGAGTACCGCGAGATCGCCGCGCAGCTGGGCATCCCGGAGGGGACGGTCAAGTCCCGCATCCACCAGGCGCGCACCGACCTGCGGGGCCACCTGCTGCAGCACGCCTGAACCGCTATTGCAGGTAGCCCTCGACCTCGCCGACCGAACGCGCCTGCTCGGCGTCTGGGTCCTGGCCCTGGTCGCGGGCGGCGCGGCGGCGGCGCAGCAGGTCCCAGCACTGGTCGAGGGCCTCCTCCAGCTCCTTGAGCCGGGCGTGCTCCTCGTCGCTGCTGATCTCGCCGCGGGCGAGCTGCCGGCGCAGCTCGTGTTCCTCCTCGACGAGGCCGTGGATCTGCTTCAGCGTTGATTTGTCATCCATGCCTAAGAGCCTAGGCATCCGGGGCCCGACACGCTGATGCCCCGCCGTCAGCGGACGGCGGGGCATCGGTACTGCGTCAGGTCAGTGCGCGAGCATCTTGCGCAGCACGTACTGCAGGATGCCGCCGTGGCGGTAGTAGTCCGCCTCGCCGGGCGTGTCGATGCGGACCACCGCGTCGAACTGCACCCCGGTGTCCGTGCTGACCTTCACCGTGCGCGGCGTGGTGCCGGAGTTCAGCTCCTCGACGCCGGTGACGGTGAACGTCTCCGTGCCGGTCAGCCCCAGCGACGCGGCGTTCTGACCCGCCGGGAACTGCAGCGGCAGCACGCCCATGCCGATGAGGTTGGAGCGGTGGATCCGCTCGTACGACTCGGCGATGACGGTACGGACGCCGAGCAGCATGGTGCCCTTGGCCGCCCAGTCGCGCGAGGACCCGGAGCCGTACTCCTTGCCGGCCAGGATCACCAGCGGGACGCCCGCGTTCTGGTACGCGACCGAGGCGTCGTAGATGGTGGTCTGCTCGCCGGTCAGGTGGTTGACCGTGAAGCCGCCCTGCACACCCGGCACGAGCTCGTTGCGCAGCCGGATGTTGGCGAACGTGCCGCGGATCATCACCTCGTGGTTGCCGCGCCGCGAACCGTACGAGTTGAACTCGTGCCGGGGCACCCCGTGCTCGGCCAGATACTTCCCGGCGGGGGAGTCGGGCTTGATCGTGCTGGCCGGGGAGATGTGGTCGGTGGTGACGGAGTCGCCGAGCTTGGCCAGCACCCGCGCACCGGCGATGTCGGTGACCGGCTGCGGCTGCGCGGCCATGCCCTCGAAGTACGGGGGCTTGCGCACGTAGGTCGACTCGGCGTCCCAGGAGAACGTGTCCCCGGTCGGGGTGGGCAGCGACTGCCACTGCTCGTCCCCGGCGAACACGTCGGAGTACGCGTCGGAGAACGCGGTAGCGCCGATCGCGGAGCCGATGACGTCCTCGATCTCCTTGGCGCTGGGCCAGATGTCGGCGAGGAACACCGGCTGCCCGTCGGAGCCGGTGCCCAGCGGCTCGTTGACCAGGTCGATGTCCATCGTGCCGGCCAGCGCGTACGCGACGACCAGCGGCGGGGACGCCAGGTAGTTCATCTTGATGTCCGGGTTGATCCGGCCCTCGAAGTTGCGGTTGCC
Protein-coding regions in this window:
- a CDS encoding RNA polymerase sigma factor, with translation MSDDQLEILARRAADGDAGALDDLLALIRPRVLRHCARFLPCYQDAEEACQDVLWQVARTIGRFEGRSRFTTWLHVVVVNSARQTYRTLRRRAREQSHDVPPVDLPDPRTTSVIAGSRLDFLDALNRLEQRRPDLVAPLVLRDVCQLEYREIAAQLGIPEGTVKSRIHQARTDLRGHLLQHA
- a CDS encoding DUF2630 family protein: MDDKSTLKQIHGLVEEEHELRRQLARGEISSDEEHARLKELEEALDQCWDLLRRRRAARDQGQDPDAEQARSVGEVEGYLQ
- a CDS encoding serine/threonine-protein kinase; the protein is MSMPARIGRYLVVRRLGSGAFATVWLAEDEALESPVAIKVLADNWAHHPDVRARFEQEAQVLRRADSERLVRIHDIGELPDGRPYQVMTYAAGGSLAERLTGRPMPLRTALRTTAAIARATMDLHEAGVLHRDLKPSNVLFGTVRGAERVLVADLGLAKAIAFASGFTVVAGTPGYMAPEQLRPGGGLDVRADVYAIGVMAYQMLTARAPNSGPLGAPSRLRPGVPREVDRIVLRALAAERDRRWPSAAALADALESAAALADARVEAAADRPVRRALGRAAGAVVAGTGLALLGGAAPALGTPAGWVRVADAEGALSVAVPAAWAGEMRDAGWNPAAAGLPSGHRPGLSIAADLTTWRAEYGGGPGLFAGTAAGLSRAKLPEHPRCTRQPERPIVSAGRTGRLTRWTGCAGTALAYSEALLGDVYVQIKQTEGPDLTEQILDGLHS